A genomic stretch from Chitinophaga lutea includes:
- a CDS encoding FecR family protein translates to MPIDRYWVLTARKTAGEATPEELAELAALAALRDEEARTGEMLEKVWDGHTPQPVDAAEEARLLALLGNRLPEFSERAPGRRKMLRPGSVAFIAAVCVGIFAVVFYTLQHRSVSKHEVLADRGSRTKVKLPDGTRVWLNAGSKLTYDDTYSHGERSVQLDGEAFFEVVGQAGTPFEVTAKNVKVQVLGTTFNLKAYKEDDIVETALVTGSVMLHYKSTGSNESTLLKPMEKLVLKADASTGAYTPQRAPIIVPEKETIKEIAWKDNWLSFDNEPFSDLAVRLGRWYNIRVVFTDDSLRHLTFTGNIQGEGIKDVMDVLSRSSREFVYSYNHVSRVLTISKP, encoded by the coding sequence ATGCCGATAGATCGATATTGGGTTTTAACCGCCAGGAAAACAGCCGGAGAAGCTACTCCGGAAGAACTGGCCGAGCTGGCCGCCCTCGCAGCCCTGCGGGATGAGGAGGCGCGCACAGGCGAGATGCTGGAGAAAGTATGGGATGGCCATACCCCACAGCCTGTGGATGCGGCGGAAGAAGCCCGCCTGCTGGCGCTGCTCGGCAATCGCCTGCCTGAATTTTCGGAAAGGGCGCCGGGCCGCCGGAAAATGCTCCGGCCGGGATCCGTGGCGTTTATCGCCGCCGTCTGCGTGGGCATTTTCGCCGTTGTTTTTTACACCCTGCAACATCGGTCAGTCAGTAAACACGAAGTGCTGGCAGACCGTGGCTCCCGCACAAAAGTAAAACTGCCCGATGGTACCCGGGTGTGGCTGAACGCGGGCAGTAAACTGACCTACGACGACACCTACAGCCACGGAGAACGATCCGTGCAGCTCGACGGGGAGGCGTTTTTTGAGGTGGTAGGGCAGGCGGGCACCCCGTTTGAAGTAACGGCCAAAAATGTGAAAGTACAGGTGCTGGGCACCACCTTCAATCTGAAAGCATACAAAGAAGACGATATCGTTGAAACCGCACTGGTGACAGGCAGCGTGATGCTGCACTACAAAAGCACGGGCAGCAATGAAAGCACGCTGCTGAAGCCCATGGAAAAACTGGTGCTGAAAGCGGATGCGTCTACCGGCGCCTACACACCGCAACGCGCGCCGATCATCGTGCCGGAAAAAGAAACGATCAAAGAGATCGCCTGGAAAGACAACTGGCTGAGTTTCGACAACGAGCCGTTCTCTGACCTTGCAGTCCGCCTGGGACGCTGGTACAATATCCGCGTGGTATTTACCGACGACAGCCTTCGCCATTTGACATTTACCGGAAATATACAAGGAGAGGGAATCAAAGATGTAATGGATGTGCTCAGCCGCTCATCCCGGGAGTTTGTATACTCCTACAACCACGTTAGCAGGGTGCTTACAATCAGCAAGCCTTAG
- a CDS encoding RNA polymerase sigma-70 factor — translation MIGAWQENIAKYSDTNAFKALYLHMMPSLSRFAASFLKDRQAAEDVVADIFATLWNNRSSLGKIDNLKVYLYASVRNACLSYLQKRNRITFYAFDEMDVELEQLIRPDQHPEQQLITREMTEAVQAAVEKLPVKCRMIFRLAREEKLRYKEIAAILNISVRTIDSQMAIAFQRIHQSIAQHLIQ, via the coding sequence ATGATCGGGGCCTGGCAGGAAAATATTGCTAAATACAGTGATACCAACGCTTTTAAGGCGTTGTACCTCCACATGATGCCCTCACTTTCCCGGTTTGCCGCTTCGTTTCTGAAAGACCGCCAGGCCGCTGAAGACGTGGTGGCCGATATTTTCGCCACACTCTGGAATAACCGCAGCAGCCTCGGAAAAATAGACAACCTCAAAGTATACCTGTACGCCAGCGTGCGGAACGCCTGCCTGAGTTATCTGCAAAAGCGCAACCGCATTACCTTTTACGCCTTCGACGAGATGGACGTTGAACTGGAGCAACTCATCCGTCCGGATCAGCACCCGGAACAGCAGCTCATCACCCGCGAAATGACGGAGGCCGTTCAGGCGGCCGTGGAAAAGCTGCCGGTCAAATGCCGCATGATCTTCCGCCTCGCCCGTGAAGAAAAGCTCCGGTACAAGGAGATCGCGGCCATTCTTAATATCTCCGTCCGCACCATCGACAGCCAGATGGCGATCGCCTTTCAGCGCATCCACCAAAGCATTGCGCAGCACCTGATTCAATAA
- a CDS encoding outer membrane beta-barrel family protein produces MKKAVFITMISLLLTMVQEMTAQQKKDSVRTLSEVNISARRPLVIRKADRYIIDVENSFLGNGHSGLEVLQKSPGLWVSPDGNIRITGNQSVTVMINNVVQRMSPAELAEFLRTLRSENISKIEVIANPPAEYEASSSGGIVHIILKKAREQGVSGSVFARYMQQGRDPNTGGGVSVDYKLKKWYLFGSYNYMLDNSFYTGHTITDYPDKLHISNQTERDNDNTQQQARAGIVYDFSKAHSLNVQYMMNRGRLDQHFHSALTYRRPDSTTTGEANTNWVRTPRFSSTTLSYAWTIDSLGSSLKIIGDYSYAGREESNTLVSVYTDTTMSRGLRTFTPSTTDMYSAQADYSHAMKGKAAIRAGLKYVQTNRHNSIAAEEDSDGGWIKSPARSDDFRYNEHLLMFYGAYEKLIKRTAVKAGLRGEQTYSEGISLITGETISRKYFGWFPSLFIDHTLDEKQGNSIQFNYARRVRRPAYNDLNPYRLQVNDFAILTGNPDLQPQYTHSIQAGYTWRREYSAALYVKSTTDYIAQTARTIQERVIEHMSKNYPYHTEVGMSLNAPVTILKNWRSNNGLLLYFATTDIDEVRISRTSISLKTSQQFEWKKVMDVDLYAEYNSPYIVANARKAHVFFTDLGMSRKVWKNGRVRLSLTDIFNTFRERDITEYAGTRIDFYQKRPTRKIGLSFVWNFSAGKAFTKKKIETNNSEERSRMGN; encoded by the coding sequence ATGAAAAAGGCCGTTTTCATAACGATGATATCCCTGCTGCTGACGATGGTGCAGGAAATGACCGCGCAGCAGAAAAAAGATTCGGTCAGAACGCTGTCTGAAGTGAACATCTCCGCCAGGCGGCCGCTGGTGATCCGGAAGGCGGACCGTTATATCATCGACGTGGAAAACAGTTTCCTCGGCAACGGCCACTCCGGCCTCGAGGTGCTCCAGAAATCCCCCGGCCTCTGGGTAAGCCCGGACGGGAATATCCGCATCACCGGCAACCAGTCGGTTACCGTGATGATCAACAACGTAGTGCAGCGCATGTCGCCCGCTGAGCTCGCGGAATTTCTCCGGACGCTCCGCTCCGAAAACATCAGCAAAATAGAAGTGATCGCCAACCCGCCAGCGGAATATGAAGCTTCCAGCTCAGGCGGCATCGTGCACATCATCCTGAAAAAGGCGCGGGAACAGGGCGTGAGCGGCAGCGTGTTTGCACGGTACATGCAGCAGGGGCGGGATCCCAATACGGGCGGCGGCGTCTCGGTGGATTATAAACTGAAAAAATGGTACCTGTTCGGCAGCTACAATTACATGCTGGACAACAGTTTTTATACCGGCCACACCATTACCGATTACCCGGACAAACTTCATATCAGTAATCAGACGGAGCGGGACAACGACAATACCCAGCAGCAGGCCCGGGCAGGCATCGTGTACGACTTTTCAAAGGCGCACAGCCTGAACGTTCAGTATATGATGAACCGCGGCCGGCTCGATCAGCATTTTCATTCCGCCCTCACGTACCGCCGGCCGGATAGTACCACCACCGGCGAAGCGAATACCAACTGGGTGAGAACGCCCCGCTTCAGCAGCACTACGCTGAGCTACGCCTGGACCATCGACTCGCTGGGCTCATCGTTAAAAATCATCGGTGATTATTCCTACGCCGGCCGCGAGGAATCCAACACACTCGTGTCGGTATATACAGACACCACCATGAGCCGGGGCCTGCGCACCTTCACGCCCAGCACCACGGACATGTACAGCGCACAGGCGGATTACAGCCATGCCATGAAAGGAAAGGCAGCCATCAGGGCCGGGCTGAAATACGTGCAGACCAACCGCCACAACTCCATTGCCGCCGAAGAGGACAGTGATGGGGGGTGGATTAAAAGTCCCGCCCGCAGCGATGATTTCCGGTACAACGAGCACCTCCTGATGTTCTACGGCGCTTATGAAAAACTGATCAAACGAACCGCTGTCAAAGCCGGCCTCCGCGGCGAACAGACATATTCGGAAGGCATTTCCCTCATTACGGGAGAAACCATCAGCCGGAAGTATTTCGGCTGGTTCCCGTCCCTGTTCATAGATCATACGCTCGACGAAAAACAGGGTAATTCCATCCAGTTCAACTACGCCCGCCGCGTAAGGCGGCCGGCGTATAACGATCTGAACCCTTACCGGTTGCAGGTGAACGACTTCGCGATCCTGACCGGTAATCCCGATCTGCAACCCCAATACACACATAGCATCCAGGCAGGTTATACCTGGCGCCGGGAGTATTCGGCAGCGCTGTATGTCAAATCTACCACTGACTATATAGCCCAAACTGCCCGTACTATTCAGGAACGGGTGATAGAGCACATGTCGAAGAATTATCCTTATCATACTGAAGTGGGGATGTCTTTGAACGCACCTGTCACCATCCTTAAAAACTGGCGCTCGAATAACGGTCTGTTGCTATATTTTGCTACCACGGATATAGATGAGGTACGGATCTCCCGTACCTCTATTTCCCTCAAAACCAGCCAGCAGTTCGAGTGGAAGAAGGTGATGGACGTAGACCTGTATGCCGAATACAACTCGCCGTATATCGTGGCGAATGCGCGGAAGGCGCATGTATTTTTCACGGACCTGGGCATGTCGAGGAAAGTTTGGAAAAACGGGCGGGTGCGCCTGAGCCTGACAGACATCTTCAACACCTTCCGGGAAAGGGACATCACGGAATACGCCGGCACCCGGATCGATTTTTACCAGAAACGGCCCACCCGCAAAATAGGGCTGTCGTTCGTCTGGAATTTCAGCGCGGGCAAAGCGTTCACCAAAAAGAAAATAGAGACGAACAATTCGGAGGAGCGGAGCCGGATGGGGAACTGA
- a CDS encoding LytR/AlgR family response regulator transcription factor produces MINAVVIDDEHYASRALVTLLQKHCPDVTVTAVCNNAREAVRLIRDTRPQLVFLDIEMPYLNGFEVLEMLAPVSFDCIFTTSYDQYAIKAIRFSALDYLLKPVDPEELKSAVGRVTGKQSNSLQQQMELLLSRFQQPQTLMNRIALPTLEGLQIVPVDSILYCTSQSNYTIFTLTGNQKLTISRTLKEVAEMLEEHQFLRVHHSYLVNLHEVRKYNRGEGGSLLMSDGAAIDVSRSRKEELLRKLQPGK; encoded by the coding sequence ATGATTAACGCGGTTGTGATCGACGATGAACATTATGCTTCCCGCGCACTGGTGACGTTGCTGCAGAAACATTGCCCGGATGTGACGGTAACCGCCGTATGCAACAACGCCAGGGAAGCGGTGCGCCTTATCCGCGACACACGGCCGCAACTGGTGTTCCTCGACATCGAAATGCCTTACCTCAACGGGTTTGAAGTGCTGGAAATGCTGGCGCCGGTTTCGTTCGACTGCATTTTCACCACCAGCTACGACCAGTACGCCATCAAAGCCATCCGTTTCAGTGCGCTGGATTACCTGCTCAAGCCCGTCGACCCCGAAGAGTTGAAATCGGCTGTGGGCAGGGTGACGGGGAAACAGTCGAACTCCCTCCAGCAGCAGATGGAACTGCTCCTGTCGCGTTTCCAGCAGCCGCAAACCCTGATGAACCGCATCGCCCTGCCCACCCTCGAAGGGCTGCAGATCGTACCGGTAGATTCGATCCTCTACTGCACTTCGCAAAGTAACTACACCATCTTCACACTGACCGGCAACCAGAAACTGACGATCTCCCGTACGCTCAAGGAAGTGGCGGAAATGCTGGAAGAACACCAGTTCCTGCGGGTGCATCATTCTTACCTGGTGAATCTCCACGAAGTCCGTAAATACAACAGGGGAGAGGGCGGCAGCCTGCTGATGAGCGACGGCGCCGCGATAGACGTATCGCGATCAAGAAAAGAAGAGCTGCTCCGCAAACTGCAACCGGGTAAATAA
- a CDS encoding tetratricopeptide repeat-containing sensor histidine kinase: MRRILLLLFCCSLFCLPSRADSEEDCLRIIRAGNGYLWRFMPKEAWDEYHKAMAMSQAMHNDYLFAESLFGVGQALWYNGQFGLAADTVGLSLRYYRRVGAKGGEGRALRILSNIYDDQGKYEEAFKTVTEGLAIYEGSQDNHTYVLLLAQMGALYKSMGDYQSALEYMRKAESLRPFKNEYPYREMYNRMGELYAAMGSIQQARRCYQLALAGTWKSKIVRLKMGHTYLLEKNYDIAFKYYDSLYQESSRVTDRNILIGSMLGLGRIYLQRNDLQNALAMAEGSLVHSAQWGNARQNTRDGYGLLSAIYEAAGNDRKALEYHKQYEAMKDSVVSDNFKRTLFGFRQEAEAGRLKAQRNTLIACTAGVVLLGLFVVLILHLRHKNEKLNLRQRAAELEMKALRAQMNPHFIFNCLSSINHFILNEESDKASEYLTRFSKLIRTVLVNAGKTTISLEEELAMLRLYLNMEQLRFREAFDYAVEFEPGLHPSMIFVPSFILQPFCENAIWHGLLHKEGKGRLSIHFRMHDDVLICTIRDNGIGREAAAGVKPGPVEKGASFGNRLSAERLALFNGNQQDASFVTEDVRDDRGAIAGTKVILRINNKQVHD, translated from the coding sequence ATGCGCCGCATTCTCCTGTTATTGTTTTGCTGCTCGCTTTTCTGCCTGCCTTCCCGGGCGGATTCGGAAGAGGACTGCCTGCGTATTATCCGTGCGGGCAACGGGTACCTCTGGCGTTTTATGCCCAAGGAGGCCTGGGATGAATATCACAAAGCCATGGCCATGTCGCAGGCGATGCACAACGACTATCTTTTCGCGGAGTCGCTGTTTGGCGTGGGGCAGGCCCTGTGGTATAACGGGCAGTTCGGCCTGGCGGCGGACACTGTCGGTCTCAGCCTCCGGTACTACCGCCGCGTGGGCGCGAAAGGCGGCGAGGGCAGGGCTTTGCGTATACTCAGCAATATTTACGACGACCAGGGGAAATACGAAGAAGCATTCAAGACCGTAACGGAAGGCCTGGCTATCTATGAAGGTAGTCAGGATAACCATACCTACGTGCTCCTGTTGGCGCAGATGGGCGCATTGTACAAAAGCATGGGCGATTATCAGTCGGCCCTCGAATACATGAGAAAGGCGGAATCCCTTCGTCCTTTTAAAAACGAATACCCCTACCGCGAAATGTACAACCGCATGGGGGAGCTGTACGCGGCGATGGGCTCCATTCAGCAGGCCCGCCGATGCTACCAGCTGGCACTTGCGGGCACCTGGAAAAGCAAGATCGTGCGCCTGAAAATGGGCCACACGTACCTGCTGGAAAAGAATTACGATATCGCCTTCAAATACTACGACTCGCTGTACCAGGAATCGTCCCGGGTAACGGACCGGAACATCCTCATCGGCAGCATGCTGGGCCTGGGAAGGATCTACCTGCAGCGAAACGATCTGCAAAACGCGCTGGCCATGGCGGAAGGCTCCCTGGTGCACTCGGCCCAATGGGGCAACGCACGGCAGAATACGCGGGACGGCTATGGACTGCTCAGCGCCATTTATGAAGCGGCAGGGAACGATCGCAAAGCGCTGGAGTATCATAAACAATACGAGGCGATGAAAGATTCCGTGGTGTCGGACAATTTCAAAAGAACGCTGTTCGGTTTCCGGCAGGAAGCGGAAGCGGGCCGCCTGAAAGCGCAACGCAATACCCTCATCGCCTGCACGGCCGGCGTGGTGCTGCTCGGGCTCTTCGTCGTGCTGATCCTCCACCTGCGGCATAAAAACGAAAAGCTCAACCTGCGCCAGCGGGCGGCGGAACTGGAAATGAAGGCGCTGCGGGCGCAGATGAACCCGCATTTTATTTTCAACTGTCTCAGTTCCATCAACCATTTTATCCTGAACGAAGAAAGCGACAAAGCCTCCGAATATCTCACCCGTTTTTCCAAACTCATCCGCACGGTGCTCGTCAACGCGGGTAAAACCACCATCTCGCTGGAGGAAGAGCTGGCGATGCTGCGCCTTTATCTGAACATGGAGCAACTGCGGTTCAGGGAGGCATTCGATTACGCGGTGGAATTCGAACCGGGCCTGCATCCATCCATGATATTCGTGCCCTCCTTCATCCTGCAGCCTTTCTGCGAAAACGCCATCTGGCACGGCTTGCTGCACAAGGAAGGCAAAGGCCGCCTGAGCATCCATTTCCGGATGCACGACGATGTGCTGATCTGCACCATCCGCGATAACGGCATCGGCCGGGAAGCGGCGGCGGGCGTGAAGCCGGGGCCGGTGGAAAAAGGCGCTTCTTTCGGCAACCGGCTGAGCGCGGAACGCCTGGCGCTGTTCAACGGCAACCAGCAGGACGCTTCATTCGTGACGGAAGATGTGAGAGACGACAGGGGCGCCATCGCCGGAACTAAAGTAATTTTGAGGATCAATAATAAACAGGTACATGATTAA
- a CDS encoding multiheme c-type cytochrome produces MNKRQFFVLACLVIGVIALSRCGNRKAGGADPRGETFAAANTCANCHQAIVASYAATAHAHTSAPASAATVKGSFTSPDNVFHFPNGNEVKMEREDSILYQAAYQNGTLQQKQPFDIAVGSGRKAQTFLSWRNGRYFQLPISYFVPAASWANSPGFPADHPKFDRVIPSTCFGCHSSAVKVKEVQEGMGLKEVFEKREMIAGIDCQRCHGPAAAHVNFHTAHPEEKAAKNIARIDTIPNLRKLDMCALCHSGLKPFQKSPFRFQPGDALAEYLLPTVPFPRKPAEMDVHGNQHQLLVASRCFIQSKTMNCSSCHNPHTTERDLQMFAQRCISCHEQDTHKKTKLSAEARQQDCINCHMPALPSSAITLLANGQTNPTPDSIRTHLIAVYEDAAQSILAKLPRGK; encoded by the coding sequence ATGAACAAACGACAGTTTTTTGTATTGGCCTGCCTGGTCATCGGTGTGATCGCCCTTTCCCGCTGCGGCAACAGGAAAGCCGGCGGCGCAGACCCACGAGGCGAAACATTCGCCGCGGCCAATACCTGCGCGAACTGTCATCAGGCAATCGTTGCATCTTACGCCGCCACCGCGCATGCGCACACATCCGCACCCGCTTCCGCGGCAACGGTGAAGGGCAGTTTTACATCGCCGGATAATGTATTCCATTTTCCCAATGGGAATGAAGTAAAGATGGAGCGGGAAGACAGCATCCTGTATCAGGCGGCTTACCAGAACGGCACGCTGCAACAGAAGCAGCCTTTCGACATTGCCGTAGGCTCGGGCAGGAAGGCGCAGACATTCCTGTCGTGGCGCAACGGGCGGTATTTCCAGCTGCCCATCTCATATTTCGTACCGGCCGCCAGCTGGGCGAACAGCCCGGGGTTTCCGGCAGACCATCCCAAGTTCGACCGGGTGATCCCCAGCACCTGTTTCGGTTGCCACAGCTCGGCAGTGAAAGTCAAGGAGGTGCAGGAAGGCATGGGCCTGAAAGAAGTGTTTGAAAAAAGGGAAATGATCGCAGGCATCGATTGCCAGCGCTGCCATGGCCCCGCCGCGGCGCATGTGAACTTTCACACCGCGCATCCGGAAGAAAAGGCCGCAAAAAATATCGCCCGCATCGATACCATTCCCAACCTCCGGAAACTGGACATGTGCGCCCTGTGCCACTCCGGTTTGAAACCCTTTCAGAAATCCCCGTTCCGCTTCCAGCCGGGCGACGCACTGGCGGAGTACCTGCTGCCCACCGTGCCTTTCCCGAGAAAACCGGCTGAAATGGACGTGCACGGCAACCAGCACCAGCTGCTCGTAGCCAGCCGGTGTTTCATCCAGAGCAAAACCATGAACTGCTCTTCCTGCCATAACCCGCACACCACGGAACGCGACCTGCAGATGTTCGCGCAGCGCTGTATCAGCTGCCACGAGCAGGACACGCATAAAAAAACGAAACTCTCCGCCGAAGCGCGGCAACAGGATTGCATCAACTGCCACATGCCGGCGCTGCCCTCTAGCGCCATCACACTGCTTGCCAACGGGCAAACCAATCCCACCCCGGATTCGATCAGGACGCACCTGATCGCCGTGTATGAAGACGCGGCGCAAAGCATCCTGGCGAAACTGCCCAGGGGGAAATAA
- a CDS encoding RelA/SpoT domain-containing protein, whose product MNKLKLSKNLIDTAGKALSRENETDVDKYIQYMDAFDEYRKNHLEPLSKTTIEVQQWLSLYGKEYFIAQRIKRKPQIIRKLLRFSIRLSQLQDIGGARIIVDQNSDVDEVANFLITRFQSNKELKVIRQTDYRGEGREDSGYRAYHVILEREGIKMELQIRSKIQHYWAEAIERTSIVYGHYIKELEGDPMVIRYFKTLSDLFYEIESGRNPDAALRTKVEELRIKSEEIIQSSDEKNVFSSYVNEGVIRDLEEKEKRMTEPGLNNWIFVFNWNIGSFVTWELITNDPEDAIKRYVDFENRYTSENGFEVVLVGSSKVTTVRQTHSHYFGLNHTDGQVLEDINSSIVGFSNTMDIDVGAREILRTLERRRFWGSKSISVDTLRNHFCKDVLTFDSSFEVLLDKELVTNHGGVALNLKKKHLINKYV is encoded by the coding sequence ATGAACAAATTGAAGCTTTCGAAAAATCTTATAGACACTGCCGGCAAAGCACTATCTCGCGAAAACGAAACGGATGTAGACAAATACATTCAATACATGGATGCGTTTGATGAATATAGAAAAAACCATTTGGAACCACTTTCCAAAACGACAATTGAAGTCCAACAGTGGCTATCACTATATGGAAAGGAATATTTTATCGCTCAACGAATAAAGCGAAAGCCTCAAATTATACGAAAATTATTGCGTTTCAGCATACGGCTTTCCCAACTTCAAGATATTGGTGGCGCGAGAATAATAGTAGATCAAAATAGTGACGTGGATGAAGTTGCAAACTTCCTTATTACAAGGTTTCAAAGCAACAAGGAACTAAAAGTGATCAGACAAACGGACTATCGCGGTGAAGGAAGAGAAGATTCAGGTTACCGGGCCTATCATGTAATCTTGGAACGAGAAGGCATCAAGATGGAGCTTCAAATACGAAGTAAAATTCAACACTATTGGGCAGAAGCAATAGAGCGAACTTCTATAGTTTATGGACATTACATAAAAGAGCTTGAAGGAGACCCTATGGTAATTCGCTACTTCAAAACCTTATCAGATTTGTTTTATGAGATTGAATCAGGAAGAAATCCGGATGCCGCATTAAGAACAAAAGTAGAAGAGCTTCGAATAAAATCAGAAGAGATCATTCAAAGTTCCGATGAAAAGAATGTTTTCAGCAGCTATGTGAATGAAGGTGTAATTAGGGACCTAGAAGAAAAAGAAAAGCGAATGACAGAACCGGGTCTCAACAACTGGATATTTGTGTTTAACTGGAATATTGGCTCGTTCGTCACTTGGGAACTAATAACCAATGATCCTGAAGACGCCATAAAAAGATATGTAGATTTCGAAAACAGATACACCTCGGAAAACGGATTTGAAGTGGTATTAGTTGGTTCGTCTAAGGTAACGACTGTCCGACAAACCCACAGTCATTACTTTGGTTTGAATCATACAGACGGGCAAGTGCTTGAGGACATTAACTCATCAATTGTTGGGTTTTCAAACACTATGGATATTGATGTTGGAGCTAGGGAAATTTTACGTACGCTTGAAAGACGTCGATTTTGGGGCAGTAAATCCATATCGGTTGACACACTTAGAAATCATTTCTGCAAGGATGTTTTAACGTTCGACTCCTCATTCGAAGTTCTACTAGACAAAGAATTAGTAACAAACCATGGTGGTGTTGCGCTTAACTTGAAAAAGAAACACCTCATCAACAAATACGTCTGA
- a CDS encoding MauE/DoxX family redox-associated membrane protein — protein sequence MKKGFILETLISLLVLLLTYASLSKILEFEKFVFQLGLSPFHLLSSNAYLVALLVPLVEISIIILLMIKRTKLIGLWSNLFLMSIFTVYIAAMLLSGSELPCTCGGIISKMSWVQHLYFNLFFIAASVIAILLIHRKDRDIKVLT from the coding sequence ATGAAAAAGGGATTTATTCTTGAAACGCTAATCTCCTTACTAGTACTACTCCTAACGTACGCCAGTTTAAGTAAGATTTTAGAATTTGAAAAATTTGTATTTCAACTCGGATTGTCACCATTTCATCTACTCAGCAGCAACGCATATCTTGTAGCATTGTTAGTTCCCTTGGTCGAAATATCAATAATCATACTTCTGATGATTAAAAGAACAAAGTTGATTGGTCTTTGGAGTAACCTCTTTTTAATGTCGATATTTACCGTATATATAGCCGCAATGCTTCTTTCTGGCAGCGAGCTCCCTTGTACGTGCGGTGGCATAATCTCCAAAATGTCGTGGGTCCAGCATTTATATTTCAATTTATTCTTTATCGCAGCATCAGTCATTGCAATTCTTCTTATTCATCGAAAAGACCGAGATATAAAGGTTTTAACATGA
- a CDS encoding TlpA family protein disulfide reductase yields the protein MIIRSIAFFQCFLFCVIARGQMADTPRPIDIGEKMPNIVMGSFYNYGTPMDSEKEPNKLSSFYKNRVLIIDFWGPYCSYCVASMRRTDSLRKIYKEDLEIIMVTESSGHTVDSFFKKRPDLRSLQIPMIIGDSLLGVKMFPHQGKPHVVWIDSKGTVFAITGGNYITAENIEAAISGRSFRFVRKVDSMNFDVAKELDRGNENNFIYRSILEKSDLSTPGAIYAEPIFPAHVLNPKVRRILVNKASIKELYLIAAFKRKYSIFNPYIYSMELSDSTRYINPMQHKEEFKKFGYDLLEDWMSDNMYTYELILPESVLYLAFYENMLSDLNRVFSVTGKMEYRPTPCYVIRQGSTVLMRTSGGESRFIHTPRKTKFDYFDGIQNKKISELVEMLNLNNLGKPIVDKTGIDYPVDLEISLNMMKPDIGEIRSELSKYGLLIEEEIIPFEVLVIKEKH from the coding sequence ATGATTATTCGCAGTATAGCATTTTTCCAATGCTTTTTGTTTTGCGTGATTGCGCGAGGACAAATGGCTGATACTCCTCGGCCAATCGATATTGGGGAGAAAATGCCAAATATAGTTATGGGTAGTTTTTATAATTATGGAACTCCTATGGATTCCGAAAAGGAGCCCAACAAATTATCGAGTTTTTATAAAAATAGGGTGCTGATTATTGATTTTTGGGGGCCATATTGTTCTTATTGCGTGGCAAGTATGCGAAGGACGGATTCACTTCGGAAGATATACAAAGAGGATCTGGAGATTATTATGGTTACTGAATCAAGTGGCCATACTGTAGATTCCTTTTTTAAAAAAAGACCGGATTTAAGGAGTTTGCAAATTCCAATGATTATAGGAGATAGTTTATTAGGGGTTAAGATGTTTCCTCACCAAGGGAAACCACACGTTGTCTGGATTGATAGTAAGGGAACTGTTTTTGCAATTACCGGAGGGAATTACATTACAGCTGAAAATATAGAAGCAGCGATAAGTGGTAGATCTTTTCGATTTGTAAGGAAAGTCGATAGTATGAATTTTGATGTTGCAAAAGAATTAGATCGAGGAAATGAGAATAACTTCATTTATCGATCTATATTGGAAAAGTCAGATTTATCAACTCCAGGAGCTATCTATGCTGAACCGATTTTCCCTGCCCATGTCTTGAACCCGAAAGTTAGGCGGATACTTGTTAATAAAGCTAGCATTAAGGAACTGTATTTGATTGCTGCATTTAAAAGGAAATATTCAATTTTTAATCCTTATATATATTCAATGGAACTATCTGATTCAACCAGGTACATTAATCCAATGCAACATAAGGAAGAATTTAAAAAATTTGGGTATGATCTATTGGAGGACTGGATGTCTGATAATATGTATACATATGAATTGATCTTACCTGAAAGTGTTCTGTATTTGGCCTTTTATGAGAACATGTTATCAGATTTGAACAGAGTCTTTTCTGTAACAGGGAAGATGGAATATCGCCCAACCCCGTGTTATGTAATCAGGCAAGGAAGTACGGTTTTAATGAGGACATCGGGAGGAGAATCCAGATTTATACATACGCCCCGAAAAACAAAATTTGATTATTTTGATGGAATACAAAACAAAAAAATTTCTGAACTTGTTGAAATGCTCAATTTAAATAATTTGGGTAAGCCGATTGTGGACAAAACTGGAATTGACTATCCTGTCGATTTGGAGATTAGTCTAAATATGATGAAACCAGATATTGGCGAGATTAGATCTGAATTATCAAAATATGGGTTGTTGATAGAGGAAGAGATTATACCTTTTGAGGTGCTTGTCATAAAGGAGAAGCACTAA